A segment of the Candidatus Micrarchaeota archaeon genome:
CTTATCTTTTGATAAATGAAGGTGACCGTCTAGGTGCGTTATACCTTCTAAATCGATAAGATAACCTCCTATGTTTTTGACCAATTCTGCAGGTCCGCCTGAATCTAATGTGACCACAGGTGTGCCTACAGCTAACGCTTCTAACACGCTATAGGAAAATGATTCTGAGTAAGAAGGTAATATTAAAACATCTGAGATTGCTTGTATCGGTTTGGTTACTATTCCTTTGAATAATGGTGATTGCAAATTTTCTTCATCTAACAGATAACTCTTTATCTCATTTAACAGAGCGATGTTGGACAAATCTTCATCAGAGCCGTTGACATATTTAGCGATATCTACCACTATTTTAATCCTACCAGATCGTGTAAGTTTTGGGAATCTATAACTAACTTCTTTAATAAACTGATCTCTTTTATCTCCTGACAAAGCAAACAAGAAACTAAAGTCTTTAAACAATTGATTATCCTCTTCAAATAGGTTTAACAGTTCTACAAGTATATCGTAACCTTTATCTTTAGTAATTCTGCCAGAATACCCTACCACAAACCTAGTGTTTATTCCTAATGTTTCTCTTATTCCTGACCTTTCGTTAGGATCCATCGGTTTATAAACTTTTAAAGAGACTCCGTTCTGTATTTCTTCTATTTTGCTTGGTGGAAGTCCAAGTTTTATGTAATCCTCTTTAACAGTTCTGCTTACAGCAACGTACGCATCAAAAGGAATATTGGTAAACAGTGATCCTTTAGTAGTTTTATCTCCGTTGTAAACAAACCC
Coding sequences within it:
- a CDS encoding glycosyltransferase — protein: MKVVKFTPIKKRVIHIYDRPWPIDKKFYGQAFSIANHTTYSQYPISVRSFYDHTPLLEDLEIRAAKVFFNAEYRGNKFVIKNLKEDLYNFFAENECPVLVFQTHKNIDIVNGIKRKIGKRIKTVFVLNCRPDVYGFVYNGDKTTKGSLFTNIPFDAYVAVSRTVKEDYIKLGLPPSKIEEIQNGVSLKVYKPMDPNERSGIRETLGINTRFVVGYSGRITKDKGYDILVELLNLFEEDNQLFKDFSFLFALSGDKRDQFIKEVSYRFPKLTRSGRIKIVVDIAKYVNGSDEDLSNIALLNEIKSYLLDEENLQSPLFKGIVTKPIQAISDVLILPSYSESFSYSVLEALAVGTPVVTLDSGGPAELVKNIGGYLIDLEGITHLDGHLHLSKDKVVEVAKSFAEGIMKAIDDIHTNPRLKEEFILAVRKSGRTAKDMAKKLDELVNML